The Vicia villosa cultivar HV-30 ecotype Madison, WI linkage group LG1, Vvil1.0, whole genome shotgun sequence genome includes a region encoding these proteins:
- the LOC131629072 gene encoding calcium-transporting ATPase 10, plasma membrane-type-like isoform X2, giving the protein MTSSKDSPPAHRDLESGSLNAITCSADVDGEDYSTDPFDISRTKDASIQRLKRWRQAALVLNASRRFRYTLDLKKEEERKQILRKIIVHIRAIQAAYRFKEAAKNTNILPSSSNGEFSIGQEQLSSISREHDTNALKDYGGVIGLSNLLKTNLDKGTKGDEADLVIRRNAFGSNNYPRKKGQNFLMFIWDACKDLTLIVLMVAAVASLALGIKSEGIKEGWYDGGSIAFAVILVISVTAITDYKQSLQFHDLNEHKRNIHLQVIRDGRRIEISIYDVVVGDVIPLNIGNQVPADGILITGHSLAVDESSMTGESKIVNKHSKEPFLMSGCKVADGSGTMLVTAVGINTEWGLLMTSISEDTSEETPLQVRLNGLATFIGIAGLAVAIIVLVVLLARYFSGHTKNPDGSVQFIAGKTSVGDAINGVVKIATIAVTIVVVAVPEGLPLAVTLTLAYSMKKMMADKALVRRLSACETMGSATTICSDKTGTLTMNQMSVVEACVSGKKIIPPNDKSQLSPILYSLLIEGAAQNTNGSVFVPESGNGVEVSGSPTEKAILHWGFQLGMDFEATRSESSIVHVFPFNSDKKRGGVALQMVIPSLQPDAEIHIHWKGAAEIVLASCTRYFDINDQLVDMDEEKMTVLRNVIEDMAANSLRCVAIAYRLLDKTENIPTGEEELACWSLPEDDLVLLAIVGLKVCISSRINTIMSSLSFLESITILEGSIPCKLCIEMQDPCRPGVKDAVHLCQKAGVKVKMVTGDNVKTAKAIAVECGILGSLADATEPNIIEGKTFRALSDKEREDIVEKISVMGRSSPNDKLLLVQALRRKGHVVAVTGDGTNDAPALHEADIGLAMGIQGTEVAKESSDIIILDDNFASVVKVVKWGRSVYANIQKFIQFQLTINIAALVINVIASFSTGDVPLNTVQLLWVNLIMDTLGALALATESPTDHLMDQLPVGRRDPLVTNIMWRNLLIQAMYQVSVLLILNFQGRSILSLRHEINAYAVKVKNTIIFNAFVLCQVFNEFNARKPDEFNIFKGVTKNYLFMGIVGLTIVIQIVIIEFLGNFTKTVKLNWKQWLICVFIGFISWPLAVIGKLIPVPTTPMNNCFRRFQCGRTRRKMDS; this is encoded by the exons ATGACTTCGTCAAAGGATTCTCCTCCGGCACATCGTGACTTAGAGTCCGGTTCTCTCAATGCTATTACCTGTTCTGCTGATGTGGATGGCGAAGATTACTCAACGGATCCATTTGATATTAGCCGAACAAAGGATGCTTCCATCCAACGACTCAAGCGTTGGAGG CAAGCTGCACTCGTGCTTAATGCTTCTCGTCGATTTCGTTACACCTTGGACTTGAAGAAAGAAGAGGAGAGGAAGCAAATACTGAGGAAGATTATAGTTCATATACGAGCCATTCAA GCTGCATATCGTTTCAAGGAAGCTGCGAAGAACACAAACA TACTTCCTTCAAGCTCCAATGGAGAATTTTCAATAGGACAAGAGCAACTTTCTTCAATCTCAAGAGAGCATGATACAAATGCTCTAAAGGATTATGGAGGG GTTATAGGGTTGTCAAATTTGTTGAAAACCAATTTAGATAAGGGGACTAAAGGCGATGAAGCTGACTTGGTAATCCGAAGGAATGCATTTGGTTCCAACAACTACCCTCGAAAGAAAGGACAAAACTTTTTG ATGTTTATCTGGGATGCTTGCAAGGATCTGACCTTGATTGTTTTAATGGTCGCTGCGGTGGCTTCATTAGCACTTGGGATAAAATCTGAG GGTATTAAGGAAGGATGGTATGATGGCGGAAGCATTGCTTTTGCAGTTATTCTTGTTATTTCTGTTACAG CGATAACCGATTACAAACAATCTCTTCAGTTTCATGACTTAAATGAGCATAAAAGAAACATACATTTGCAG GTTATTAGAGATGGAAGAAGAATCGAGATCTCCATATATGATGTTGTTGTAGGTGATGTTATACCACTCAATATCGGTAACCAG GTTCCTGCCGACGGAATTTTGATCACCGGTCACTCTCTTGCAGTTGATGAATCAAGTATGACCGGGGAGAGCAAGATC gtCAATAAGCATTCTAAGGAACCTTTTTTGATGTCGGGATGTAAAGTTGCAGACGGAAGCGGCACTATGCTAGTAACCGCTGTCGGTATTAATACCGAATGGGGGCTTCTAATGACTAGCATTTCAGAAGACACTAGTGAAGAAACACCTTTGCAG GTTCGCTTGAATGGTCTCGCTACCTTCATCGGTATCGCTGGCCTCGCTGTGGCTATAATTGTTCTAGTTGTGTTACTCGCCAG ATATTTCTCCGGGCACACTAAAAATCCCGATGGAAGTGTTCAATTTATAGCGGGAAAGACCTCGGTCGGGGATGCTATTAATGGAGTAGTTAAGATAGCCACTATTGCG GTCACCATTGTAGTGGTTGCAGTACCCGAAGGACTTCCTTTAGCTGTTACCTTAAC ACTTGCTTACTCAATGAAAAAAATGATGGCAGATAAAGCTTTG GTGAGGAGGCTTTCTGCCTGTGAAACAATGGGATCAGCCACAACTATTTGCAGTGATAAGACTGGAACATTGACAATGAATCAG ATGAGTGTTGTTGAGGCATGTGTTAGTGGGAAGAAGATTATACCTCCTAACGATAAGTCGCAGCTATCTCCTATCCTCTATTCTTTGCTGATTGAAGGTGCTGCACAGAACACTAATGGAAGTGTTTTTGTACCTGAG AGTGGCAATGGTGTTGAGGTTTCTGGATCACCAACAGAAAAGGCAATTTTACATTGGGGATTTCAG CTTGGGATGGATTTTGAGGCTACCAGATCAGAATCATCAATCGTACATGTTTTTCCATTCAACTCGGACAAGAAAAGAGGCGGAGTAGCATTACAAATGGTAATACCTTCTTTGCAGCCCGACGCTGAAATCCATATACATTGGAAAGGTGCTGCTGAGATAGTTCTTGCCAGCTGTACTCGGTATTTTGATATAAATGATCAGTTGGTGGATATGGATGAAGAAAAG ATGACAGTTTTGAGAAATGTCATAGAAGATATGGCTGCCAATAGTCTACGTTGTGTTGCCATTGCATATAGACTATTAGATAAAACGGAGAACATTCCAACCGGCGAAGAAGAACTTGCTTGCTGGTCATTACCAGAGGACGATCTTGTTTTACTGGCTATTGTCGGTCTGAAGGTATGTATTTCCTCCAGAATTAATACTATAATGTCATCTTTGTCTTTTTTAGAATCCATAACCATTCTTGAAGGATCCATTCCTTGTAAATTATGTATCGAAATGCAGGATCCTTGTCGACCTGGCGTCAAAGATGCAGTGCACCTTTGCCAAAAAGCTGGTGTTAAG GTAAAAATGGTCACTGGTGACAATGTTAAAACTGCAAAAGCAATTGCTGTGGAATGTGGAATACTTGGTTCATTGGCGGATGCTACAGAGCCAAACATCATTGAAGGAAAAACATTTCGAGCCTTGTCAGACAAAGAGAGAGAAGACATTGTTGAAAAGATCTCG GTTATGGGACGGTCGTCTCCTAATGACAAGCTTCTGCTTGTGCAAGCATTGAGGAGGAAGGGGCATGTTGTGGCCGTAACCGGGGATGGAACAAATGATGCTCCAGCACTGCATGAG GCTGATATAGGTCTTGCAATGGGCATTCAAGGAACAGAAGTTGCTAAAGAGAGCTCTGATATCATTATTTTGGATGACAATTTTGCTTCTGTTGTGAAG GTTGTTAAATGGGGGCGATCTGTGTACGCAAATATTCAGAAATTTATCCAGTTTCAGCTTACAATCAATATAGCAGCTCTTGTTATAAATGTCATTGCTTCATTTTCCACTGGCGATGTCCCACTAAATACAGTACAG CTTCTTTGGGTAAATCTAATCATGGATACTCTAGGAGCACTAGCCTTGGCAACTGAATCACCAACAGATCACCTTATGGATCAGCTTCCAGTTGGTAGAAG AGATCCTCTTGTAACAAATATTATGTGGAGGAATCTGCTAATACAGGCTATGTACCAAGTTTCTGTCTTGCTTATACTCAATTTCCAAGGCAGGAGCATACTGAGTCTAAGGCACGAGATCAACGCCTATGCTGTCAAAGTGAAGAACACTATAATATTCAATGCATTTGTTCTATGTCAA GTATTTAATGAATTTAACGCGCGAAAGCCAGATGAATTCAACATTTTCAAGGGGGTTACCAAAAACTATCTATTTATGGGGATAGTGGGATTAACTATAGTAATCCAG ATTGTCATCATTGAATTTCTTGGAAATTTCACTAAAACAGTCAAGCTTAATTGGAAGCAGTGGCTCATATGTGTTTTTATAGGATTTATCAG CTGGCCTCTTGCAGTGATTGGAAAACTGATACCAGTACCTACGACTCCCATGAATAACTGTTTTAGAAGATTTCAATGTGGAAGAACTAGAAGAAAGATGGATTCTTAA
- the LOC131629072 gene encoding calcium-transporting ATPase 10, plasma membrane-type-like isoform X3, whose translation MTSSKDSPPAHRDLESGSLNAITCSADVDGEDYSTDPFDISRTKDASIQRLKRWRQAALVLNASRRFRYTLDLKKEEERKQILRKIIVHIRAIQAAYRFKEAAKNTNRTIVLPSSSNGEFSIGQEQLSSISREHDTNALKDYGGVIGLSNLLKTNLDKGTKGDEADLVIRRNAFGSNNYPRKKGQNFLMFIWDACKDLTLIVLMVAAVASLALGIKSEGIKEGWYDGGSIAFAVILVISVTAITDYKQSLQFHDLNEHKRNIHLQVIRDGRRIEISIYDVVVGDVIPLNIGNQVPADGILITGHSLAVDESSMTGESKIVNKHSKEPFLMSGCKVADGSGTMLVTAVGINTEWGLLMTSISEDTSEETPLQVRLNGLATFIGIAGLAVAIIVLVVLLARYFSGHTKNPDGSVQFIAGKTSVGDAINGVVKIATIAVTIVVVAVPEGLPLAVTLTLAYSMKKMMADKALVRRLSACETMGSATTICSDKTGTLTMNQMSVVEACVSGKKIIPPNDKSQLSPILYSLLIEGAAQNTNGSVFVPESGNGVEVSGSPTEKAILHWGFQLGMDFEATRSESSIVHVFPFNSDKKRGGVALQMVIPSLQPDAEIHIHWKGAAEIVLASCTRYFDINDQLVDMDEEKMTVLRNVIEDMAANSLRCVAIAYRLLDKTENIPTGEEELACWSLPEDDLVLLAIVGLKDPCRPGVKDAVHLCQKAGVKVKMVTGDNVKTAKAIAVECGILGSLADATEPNIIEGKTFRALSDKEREDIVEKISVMGRSSPNDKLLLVQALRRKGHVVAVTGDGTNDAPALHEADIGLAMGIQGTEVAKESSDIIILDDNFASVVKVVKWGRSVYANIQKFIQFQLTINIAALVINVIASFSTGDVPLNTVQLLWVNLIMDTLGALALATESPTDHLMDQLPVGRRDPLVTNIMWRNLLIQAMYQVSVLLILNFQGRSILSLRHEINAYAVKVKNTIIFNAFVLCQVFNEFNARKPDEFNIFKGVTKNYLFMGIVGLTIVIQIVIIEFLGNFTKTVKLNWKQWLICVFIGFISWPLAVIGKLIPVPTTPMNNCFRRFQCGRTRRKMDS comes from the exons ATGACTTCGTCAAAGGATTCTCCTCCGGCACATCGTGACTTAGAGTCCGGTTCTCTCAATGCTATTACCTGTTCTGCTGATGTGGATGGCGAAGATTACTCAACGGATCCATTTGATATTAGCCGAACAAAGGATGCTTCCATCCAACGACTCAAGCGTTGGAGG CAAGCTGCACTCGTGCTTAATGCTTCTCGTCGATTTCGTTACACCTTGGACTTGAAGAAAGAAGAGGAGAGGAAGCAAATACTGAGGAAGATTATAGTTCATATACGAGCCATTCAA GCTGCATATCGTTTCAAGGAAGCTGCGAAGAACACAAACA GAACCATAGTACTTCCTTCAAGCTCCAATGGAGAATTTTCAATAGGACAAGAGCAACTTTCTTCAATCTCAAGAGAGCATGATACAAATGCTCTAAAGGATTATGGAGGG GTTATAGGGTTGTCAAATTTGTTGAAAACCAATTTAGATAAGGGGACTAAAGGCGATGAAGCTGACTTGGTAATCCGAAGGAATGCATTTGGTTCCAACAACTACCCTCGAAAGAAAGGACAAAACTTTTTG ATGTTTATCTGGGATGCTTGCAAGGATCTGACCTTGATTGTTTTAATGGTCGCTGCGGTGGCTTCATTAGCACTTGGGATAAAATCTGAG GGTATTAAGGAAGGATGGTATGATGGCGGAAGCATTGCTTTTGCAGTTATTCTTGTTATTTCTGTTACAG CGATAACCGATTACAAACAATCTCTTCAGTTTCATGACTTAAATGAGCATAAAAGAAACATACATTTGCAG GTTATTAGAGATGGAAGAAGAATCGAGATCTCCATATATGATGTTGTTGTAGGTGATGTTATACCACTCAATATCGGTAACCAG GTTCCTGCCGACGGAATTTTGATCACCGGTCACTCTCTTGCAGTTGATGAATCAAGTATGACCGGGGAGAGCAAGATC gtCAATAAGCATTCTAAGGAACCTTTTTTGATGTCGGGATGTAAAGTTGCAGACGGAAGCGGCACTATGCTAGTAACCGCTGTCGGTATTAATACCGAATGGGGGCTTCTAATGACTAGCATTTCAGAAGACACTAGTGAAGAAACACCTTTGCAG GTTCGCTTGAATGGTCTCGCTACCTTCATCGGTATCGCTGGCCTCGCTGTGGCTATAATTGTTCTAGTTGTGTTACTCGCCAG ATATTTCTCCGGGCACACTAAAAATCCCGATGGAAGTGTTCAATTTATAGCGGGAAAGACCTCGGTCGGGGATGCTATTAATGGAGTAGTTAAGATAGCCACTATTGCG GTCACCATTGTAGTGGTTGCAGTACCCGAAGGACTTCCTTTAGCTGTTACCTTAAC ACTTGCTTACTCAATGAAAAAAATGATGGCAGATAAAGCTTTG GTGAGGAGGCTTTCTGCCTGTGAAACAATGGGATCAGCCACAACTATTTGCAGTGATAAGACTGGAACATTGACAATGAATCAG ATGAGTGTTGTTGAGGCATGTGTTAGTGGGAAGAAGATTATACCTCCTAACGATAAGTCGCAGCTATCTCCTATCCTCTATTCTTTGCTGATTGAAGGTGCTGCACAGAACACTAATGGAAGTGTTTTTGTACCTGAG AGTGGCAATGGTGTTGAGGTTTCTGGATCACCAACAGAAAAGGCAATTTTACATTGGGGATTTCAG CTTGGGATGGATTTTGAGGCTACCAGATCAGAATCATCAATCGTACATGTTTTTCCATTCAACTCGGACAAGAAAAGAGGCGGAGTAGCATTACAAATGGTAATACCTTCTTTGCAGCCCGACGCTGAAATCCATATACATTGGAAAGGTGCTGCTGAGATAGTTCTTGCCAGCTGTACTCGGTATTTTGATATAAATGATCAGTTGGTGGATATGGATGAAGAAAAG ATGACAGTTTTGAGAAATGTCATAGAAGATATGGCTGCCAATAGTCTACGTTGTGTTGCCATTGCATATAGACTATTAGATAAAACGGAGAACATTCCAACCGGCGAAGAAGAACTTGCTTGCTGGTCATTACCAGAGGACGATCTTGTTTTACTGGCTATTGTCGGTCTGAAG GATCCTTGTCGACCTGGCGTCAAAGATGCAGTGCACCTTTGCCAAAAAGCTGGTGTTAAG GTAAAAATGGTCACTGGTGACAATGTTAAAACTGCAAAAGCAATTGCTGTGGAATGTGGAATACTTGGTTCATTGGCGGATGCTACAGAGCCAAACATCATTGAAGGAAAAACATTTCGAGCCTTGTCAGACAAAGAGAGAGAAGACATTGTTGAAAAGATCTCG GTTATGGGACGGTCGTCTCCTAATGACAAGCTTCTGCTTGTGCAAGCATTGAGGAGGAAGGGGCATGTTGTGGCCGTAACCGGGGATGGAACAAATGATGCTCCAGCACTGCATGAG GCTGATATAGGTCTTGCAATGGGCATTCAAGGAACAGAAGTTGCTAAAGAGAGCTCTGATATCATTATTTTGGATGACAATTTTGCTTCTGTTGTGAAG GTTGTTAAATGGGGGCGATCTGTGTACGCAAATATTCAGAAATTTATCCAGTTTCAGCTTACAATCAATATAGCAGCTCTTGTTATAAATGTCATTGCTTCATTTTCCACTGGCGATGTCCCACTAAATACAGTACAG CTTCTTTGGGTAAATCTAATCATGGATACTCTAGGAGCACTAGCCTTGGCAACTGAATCACCAACAGATCACCTTATGGATCAGCTTCCAGTTGGTAGAAG AGATCCTCTTGTAACAAATATTATGTGGAGGAATCTGCTAATACAGGCTATGTACCAAGTTTCTGTCTTGCTTATACTCAATTTCCAAGGCAGGAGCATACTGAGTCTAAGGCACGAGATCAACGCCTATGCTGTCAAAGTGAAGAACACTATAATATTCAATGCATTTGTTCTATGTCAA GTATTTAATGAATTTAACGCGCGAAAGCCAGATGAATTCAACATTTTCAAGGGGGTTACCAAAAACTATCTATTTATGGGGATAGTGGGATTAACTATAGTAATCCAG ATTGTCATCATTGAATTTCTTGGAAATTTCACTAAAACAGTCAAGCTTAATTGGAAGCAGTGGCTCATATGTGTTTTTATAGGATTTATCAG CTGGCCTCTTGCAGTGATTGGAAAACTGATACCAGTACCTACGACTCCCATGAATAACTGTTTTAGAAGATTTCAATGTGGAAGAACTAGAAGAAAGATGGATTCTTAA
- the LOC131629072 gene encoding calcium-transporting ATPase 10, plasma membrane-type-like isoform X1, with product MTSSKDSPPAHRDLESGSLNAITCSADVDGEDYSTDPFDISRTKDASIQRLKRWRQAALVLNASRRFRYTLDLKKEEERKQILRKIIVHIRAIQAAYRFKEAAKNTNRTIVLPSSSNGEFSIGQEQLSSISREHDTNALKDYGGVIGLSNLLKTNLDKGTKGDEADLVIRRNAFGSNNYPRKKGQNFLMFIWDACKDLTLIVLMVAAVASLALGIKSEGIKEGWYDGGSIAFAVILVISVTAITDYKQSLQFHDLNEHKRNIHLQVIRDGRRIEISIYDVVVGDVIPLNIGNQVPADGILITGHSLAVDESSMTGESKIVNKHSKEPFLMSGCKVADGSGTMLVTAVGINTEWGLLMTSISEDTSEETPLQVRLNGLATFIGIAGLAVAIIVLVVLLARYFSGHTKNPDGSVQFIAGKTSVGDAINGVVKIATIAVTIVVVAVPEGLPLAVTLTLAYSMKKMMADKALVRRLSACETMGSATTICSDKTGTLTMNQMSVVEACVSGKKIIPPNDKSQLSPILYSLLIEGAAQNTNGSVFVPESGNGVEVSGSPTEKAILHWGFQLGMDFEATRSESSIVHVFPFNSDKKRGGVALQMVIPSLQPDAEIHIHWKGAAEIVLASCTRYFDINDQLVDMDEEKMTVLRNVIEDMAANSLRCVAIAYRLLDKTENIPTGEEELACWSLPEDDLVLLAIVGLKVCISSRINTIMSSLSFLESITILEGSIPCKLCIEMQDPCRPGVKDAVHLCQKAGVKVKMVTGDNVKTAKAIAVECGILGSLADATEPNIIEGKTFRALSDKEREDIVEKISVMGRSSPNDKLLLVQALRRKGHVVAVTGDGTNDAPALHEADIGLAMGIQGTEVAKESSDIIILDDNFASVVKVVKWGRSVYANIQKFIQFQLTINIAALVINVIASFSTGDVPLNTVQLLWVNLIMDTLGALALATESPTDHLMDQLPVGRRDPLVTNIMWRNLLIQAMYQVSVLLILNFQGRSILSLRHEINAYAVKVKNTIIFNAFVLCQVFNEFNARKPDEFNIFKGVTKNYLFMGIVGLTIVIQIVIIEFLGNFTKTVKLNWKQWLICVFIGFISWPLAVIGKLIPVPTTPMNNCFRRFQCGRTRRKMDS from the exons ATGACTTCGTCAAAGGATTCTCCTCCGGCACATCGTGACTTAGAGTCCGGTTCTCTCAATGCTATTACCTGTTCTGCTGATGTGGATGGCGAAGATTACTCAACGGATCCATTTGATATTAGCCGAACAAAGGATGCTTCCATCCAACGACTCAAGCGTTGGAGG CAAGCTGCACTCGTGCTTAATGCTTCTCGTCGATTTCGTTACACCTTGGACTTGAAGAAAGAAGAGGAGAGGAAGCAAATACTGAGGAAGATTATAGTTCATATACGAGCCATTCAA GCTGCATATCGTTTCAAGGAAGCTGCGAAGAACACAAACA GAACCATAGTACTTCCTTCAAGCTCCAATGGAGAATTTTCAATAGGACAAGAGCAACTTTCTTCAATCTCAAGAGAGCATGATACAAATGCTCTAAAGGATTATGGAGGG GTTATAGGGTTGTCAAATTTGTTGAAAACCAATTTAGATAAGGGGACTAAAGGCGATGAAGCTGACTTGGTAATCCGAAGGAATGCATTTGGTTCCAACAACTACCCTCGAAAGAAAGGACAAAACTTTTTG ATGTTTATCTGGGATGCTTGCAAGGATCTGACCTTGATTGTTTTAATGGTCGCTGCGGTGGCTTCATTAGCACTTGGGATAAAATCTGAG GGTATTAAGGAAGGATGGTATGATGGCGGAAGCATTGCTTTTGCAGTTATTCTTGTTATTTCTGTTACAG CGATAACCGATTACAAACAATCTCTTCAGTTTCATGACTTAAATGAGCATAAAAGAAACATACATTTGCAG GTTATTAGAGATGGAAGAAGAATCGAGATCTCCATATATGATGTTGTTGTAGGTGATGTTATACCACTCAATATCGGTAACCAG GTTCCTGCCGACGGAATTTTGATCACCGGTCACTCTCTTGCAGTTGATGAATCAAGTATGACCGGGGAGAGCAAGATC gtCAATAAGCATTCTAAGGAACCTTTTTTGATGTCGGGATGTAAAGTTGCAGACGGAAGCGGCACTATGCTAGTAACCGCTGTCGGTATTAATACCGAATGGGGGCTTCTAATGACTAGCATTTCAGAAGACACTAGTGAAGAAACACCTTTGCAG GTTCGCTTGAATGGTCTCGCTACCTTCATCGGTATCGCTGGCCTCGCTGTGGCTATAATTGTTCTAGTTGTGTTACTCGCCAG ATATTTCTCCGGGCACACTAAAAATCCCGATGGAAGTGTTCAATTTATAGCGGGAAAGACCTCGGTCGGGGATGCTATTAATGGAGTAGTTAAGATAGCCACTATTGCG GTCACCATTGTAGTGGTTGCAGTACCCGAAGGACTTCCTTTAGCTGTTACCTTAAC ACTTGCTTACTCAATGAAAAAAATGATGGCAGATAAAGCTTTG GTGAGGAGGCTTTCTGCCTGTGAAACAATGGGATCAGCCACAACTATTTGCAGTGATAAGACTGGAACATTGACAATGAATCAG ATGAGTGTTGTTGAGGCATGTGTTAGTGGGAAGAAGATTATACCTCCTAACGATAAGTCGCAGCTATCTCCTATCCTCTATTCTTTGCTGATTGAAGGTGCTGCACAGAACACTAATGGAAGTGTTTTTGTACCTGAG AGTGGCAATGGTGTTGAGGTTTCTGGATCACCAACAGAAAAGGCAATTTTACATTGGGGATTTCAG CTTGGGATGGATTTTGAGGCTACCAGATCAGAATCATCAATCGTACATGTTTTTCCATTCAACTCGGACAAGAAAAGAGGCGGAGTAGCATTACAAATGGTAATACCTTCTTTGCAGCCCGACGCTGAAATCCATATACATTGGAAAGGTGCTGCTGAGATAGTTCTTGCCAGCTGTACTCGGTATTTTGATATAAATGATCAGTTGGTGGATATGGATGAAGAAAAG ATGACAGTTTTGAGAAATGTCATAGAAGATATGGCTGCCAATAGTCTACGTTGTGTTGCCATTGCATATAGACTATTAGATAAAACGGAGAACATTCCAACCGGCGAAGAAGAACTTGCTTGCTGGTCATTACCAGAGGACGATCTTGTTTTACTGGCTATTGTCGGTCTGAAGGTATGTATTTCCTCCAGAATTAATACTATAATGTCATCTTTGTCTTTTTTAGAATCCATAACCATTCTTGAAGGATCCATTCCTTGTAAATTATGTATCGAAATGCAGGATCCTTGTCGACCTGGCGTCAAAGATGCAGTGCACCTTTGCCAAAAAGCTGGTGTTAAG GTAAAAATGGTCACTGGTGACAATGTTAAAACTGCAAAAGCAATTGCTGTGGAATGTGGAATACTTGGTTCATTGGCGGATGCTACAGAGCCAAACATCATTGAAGGAAAAACATTTCGAGCCTTGTCAGACAAAGAGAGAGAAGACATTGTTGAAAAGATCTCG GTTATGGGACGGTCGTCTCCTAATGACAAGCTTCTGCTTGTGCAAGCATTGAGGAGGAAGGGGCATGTTGTGGCCGTAACCGGGGATGGAACAAATGATGCTCCAGCACTGCATGAG GCTGATATAGGTCTTGCAATGGGCATTCAAGGAACAGAAGTTGCTAAAGAGAGCTCTGATATCATTATTTTGGATGACAATTTTGCTTCTGTTGTGAAG GTTGTTAAATGGGGGCGATCTGTGTACGCAAATATTCAGAAATTTATCCAGTTTCAGCTTACAATCAATATAGCAGCTCTTGTTATAAATGTCATTGCTTCATTTTCCACTGGCGATGTCCCACTAAATACAGTACAG CTTCTTTGGGTAAATCTAATCATGGATACTCTAGGAGCACTAGCCTTGGCAACTGAATCACCAACAGATCACCTTATGGATCAGCTTCCAGTTGGTAGAAG AGATCCTCTTGTAACAAATATTATGTGGAGGAATCTGCTAATACAGGCTATGTACCAAGTTTCTGTCTTGCTTATACTCAATTTCCAAGGCAGGAGCATACTGAGTCTAAGGCACGAGATCAACGCCTATGCTGTCAAAGTGAAGAACACTATAATATTCAATGCATTTGTTCTATGTCAA GTATTTAATGAATTTAACGCGCGAAAGCCAGATGAATTCAACATTTTCAAGGGGGTTACCAAAAACTATCTATTTATGGGGATAGTGGGATTAACTATAGTAATCCAG ATTGTCATCATTGAATTTCTTGGAAATTTCACTAAAACAGTCAAGCTTAATTGGAAGCAGTGGCTCATATGTGTTTTTATAGGATTTATCAG CTGGCCTCTTGCAGTGATTGGAAAACTGATACCAGTACCTACGACTCCCATGAATAACTGTTTTAGAAGATTTCAATGTGGAAGAACTAGAAGAAAGATGGATTCTTAA